Proteins co-encoded in one Halococcoides cellulosivorans genomic window:
- a CDS encoding adenosylcobalamin-dependent ribonucleoside-diphosphate reductase, translated as MSEQSHSAAEVTLPIKRTEGDTLAERLTDNAYHNILPARYLRKDAEGDLVEQQEDLFDRVAKNIALAEAVFEAEKRDETVTVTPDQIKPDHPRRDELAAEVFGAGVGVEDDAETALSVYNVNKFAYETIVPELPTEIREHVESIAEEFQELMEHLSFMPNSPTLMNAGDELQQLSACFVDSPDDDMEDIHETVKEAAEIFQSGGGMGYAFWQLRPYGDSVGSTGGVASGPITFMRTFDQACETIAQGGARRGAQMGVMRVSHPDVIQFIHAKNKDVSLAHTLRLNDPDDFTHTSFADALDEARELIDEDGKVPKHLRNAVEGHLSNFNISVGITDDFMEAVKNDAEFTFTNPRTGEPHVATAETAELYEMFGLGEYVETGEVLSVPAVELWEDIVEGAHENGEPGVIYLERVNEEHSFDVEEYSDHRILATNPCGEQPLEEYEACNLGHINLSTVAAQDAPDWRVWSERHADEYADREAAIEAYLDEALDTAELDRRIEMGTRFLENVVTMSDFPVDEIDETVRAMRKIGLGIMGLAQLYIQLGVEYGSEEADEIARQVMTTINHGSKWASHELAEERGSFADWDESKYADPTAYADWFEHYVGEDAAEWADGFEIRNHNTTTIAPTGTTSMVGNTTGGCEPVYNVAYYKNVSDDVQGDEMLVEFDDYFLRVLEANDVDVEAVKAEAQEQMAANEFDGVTGLTTVPDAIGELFVTTGDLSPRQHASIQCALQDGVDSAISKTVNAPNDSTIDDARSVFEWVYDHGGKGVTYYRDGTRSKQVLTTRAQNAEFADMDPEEIVTQIEDIFGGLAEFLDDEAVREAIEADVEDMLGADGQYATKRPRPDVLHGVTQRVDTGYGKLYVNINEDDQGRPFELFANIGNSGGFTASFTESLAKTVSTALRSGVDPHEIADELQGIRSPKVAWDKGEQIQSIPDAIGTAMQRYLDDDIERAYPQQRTLEETADDEEDATQTTAEADQQAIIDNGESPECPDCGSMSLYYSEGCKTCESCGWSEC; from the coding sequence GTGAGCGAACAGTCCCACTCCGCGGCGGAGGTCACCCTGCCGATCAAACGCACCGAGGGTGACACGCTCGCAGAGCGTTTGACCGACAACGCCTACCACAACATCCTCCCCGCACGGTATCTCCGCAAGGACGCCGAGGGCGACCTCGTCGAACAGCAAGAGGACCTCTTCGACCGCGTCGCGAAAAACATCGCCCTCGCGGAGGCCGTCTTCGAGGCCGAGAAACGCGACGAGACCGTCACCGTCACGCCCGACCAGATCAAGCCCGACCACCCCCGTCGGGACGAACTCGCCGCCGAGGTCTTCGGCGCGGGCGTCGGCGTCGAGGACGACGCCGAGACCGCCCTCTCGGTGTACAACGTCAACAAGTTCGCCTACGAGACGATCGTCCCCGAACTCCCCACCGAGATCCGCGAGCACGTCGAATCGATCGCCGAGGAGTTCCAGGAGTTGATGGAACACCTCTCCTTCATGCCGAACAGTCCGACCCTCATGAACGCCGGCGACGAACTCCAGCAGCTCTCGGCGTGTTTCGTGGACTCTCCCGACGACGACATGGAGGACATCCACGAAACTGTCAAAGAAGCGGCAGAAATTTTCCAGAGCGGGGGCGGAATGGGGTATGCATTCTGGCAATTGCGCCCGTACGGCGACTCTGTCGGCAGTACGGGTGGCGTCGCGTCCGGTCCGATCACGTTCATGCGGACGTTCGACCAGGCCTGTGAGACGATCGCTCAGGGCGGGGCCCGACGCGGGGCCCAGATGGGCGTCATGCGCGTCTCACACCCGGACGTCATCCAGTTCATTCACGCGAAGAACAAAGACGTCTCGCTGGCGCACACCCTGCGCCTGAACGACCCCGACGACTTCACGCACACCTCCTTCGCGGACGCACTCGACGAGGCCCGCGAACTCATCGACGAGGACGGCAAGGTGCCCAAACACCTGCGCAACGCCGTCGAGGGCCACCTCTCGAATTTCAACATCTCCGTCGGGATCACCGACGACTTCATGGAGGCCGTCAAAAACGACGCAGAGTTCACCTTCACCAACCCGCGCACGGGCGAGCCCCACGTCGCGACTGCAGAGACTGCCGAACTCTACGAGATGTTCGGACTCGGCGAGTACGTCGAGACCGGCGAGGTGCTCTCTGTCCCGGCGGTCGAGCTGTGGGAGGACATCGTCGAGGGCGCTCACGAGAACGGCGAACCCGGCGTGATCTACCTCGAACGCGTCAACGAGGAGCATTCGTTCGACGTCGAGGAATATTCCGACCACAGAATCCTTGCAACAAACCCCTGCGGCGAGCAGCCGCTCGAAGAGTACGAGGCCTGCAATCTGGGCCACATCAACCTCTCGACGGTCGCCGCCCAAGACGCCCCGGACTGGCGGGTCTGGTCCGAGCGTCACGCCGACGAGTACGCCGACCGCGAGGCCGCGATCGAGGCGTATCTCGACGAGGCGCTGGACACCGCAGAACTCGATCGGCGCATCGAGATGGGGACGCGCTTCCTCGAAAACGTCGTCACCATGTCGGATTTCCCGGTCGACGAGATCGACGAGACGGTCCGCGCGATGCGGAAGATCGGGCTGGGAATCATGGGCCTCGCCCAGTTATACATCCAGCTGGGCGTCGAGTACGGTAGCGAGGAGGCCGACGAGATCGCCCGCCAGGTGATGACGACGATCAATCACGGCTCGAAGTGGGCCTCCCACGAACTTGCCGAGGAGCGCGGCTCCTTTGCCGACTGGGACGAGTCGAAATACGCCGATCCGACGGCGTACGCCGACTGGTTCGAACACTACGTGGGCGAAGACGCCGCTGAGTGGGCCGACGGCTTCGAGATTCGCAATCACAACACGACGACCATCGCGCCGACCGGGACGACGAGCATGGTCGGCAACACCACCGGTGGGTGTGAGCCCGTCTACAACGTTGCGTACTACAAGAACGTCTCCGACGACGTCCAGGGCGACGAGATGCTCGTCGAGTTCGACGACTACTTCCTGCGTGTCCTGGAGGCCAACGACGTCGACGTCGAGGCGGTCAAAGCGGAAGCCCAGGAACAGATGGCCGCAAACGAATTCGACGGCGTCACCGGCCTGACGACCGTGCCCGACGCCATCGGAGAACTGTTCGTCACGACGGGCGACCTCTCCCCGCGTCAGCACGCTTCGATCCAGTGTGCGCTCCAGGACGGCGTGGACAGCGCCATCTCGAAGACGGTGAACGCGCCGAACGACTCGACCATCGACGACGCCCGGTCGGTCTTCGAGTGGGTGTACGACCACGGCGGGAAAGGCGTCACCTACTACCGTGACGGGACGCGCTCGAAGCAGGTGCTGACGACGCGCGCCCAGAACGCCGAGTTCGCGGATATGGACCCCGAGGAGATCGTCACCCAGATCGAGGACATCTTCGGGGGCCTCGCTGAGTTCCTCGACGACGAGGCGGTCCGGGAGGCAATCGAGGCCGACGTGGAGGACATGCTCGGCGCGGACGGTCAGTACGCCACGAAACGGCCCCGGCCGGACGTGCTCCACGGCGTGACCCAGCGCGTCGACACGGGATACGGCAAGCTGTACGTCAACATCAACGAGGACGATCAGGGCCGGCCGTTCGAGTTGTTCGCGAACATCGGCAACTCGGGCGGGTTCACCGCGTCGTTCACCGAGTCGCTCGCAAAGACCGTCTCGACGGCGCTCCGCAGTGGCGTCGACCCCCACGAGATCGCTGACGAACTCCAGGGGATTCGCTCACCCAAGGTCGCCTGGGACAAAGGCGAGCAGATCCAGTCGATTCCCGACGCGATTGGGACGGCGATGCAGCGGTATCTCGACGACGACATCGAACGCGCGTATCCTCAGCAACGCACGCTCGAAGAGACGGCCGACGACGAGGAGGACGCGACTCAGACGACCGCGGAGGCCGACCAGCAGGCGATCATCGACAACGGCGAGAGCCCCGAGTGTCCCGACTGTGGGTCGATGTCGCTGTACTACTCCGAGGGCTGCAAGACCTGCGAGTCGTGTGGCTGGTCGGAGTGCTGA
- a CDS encoding molybdopterin-dependent oxidoreductase — MPPNLSPGARDGTAVIAAIAAVAGSYAAVGRQPAFLVAPVERAISGAMPGQIVGFAIETFGSLGQEINFLMATALTIAVLSVLVRLAIPDEPSVRDALAVGVTGVGTWLLATGVTGAPLIAVAAALPAALVVAVGLTIRWGWPTDEEVSDSRRTVLAAVAGGGVGLTGYLVGQTRSTGDGSPDLVPGSNVDHDAIQASLAAAEDRELAYEGLDPLVSEDFYQVSIGAVDPDVDREAWSLSLTGEVDDPVEVDFQDILEMPAENRFVTLRCVSDPLNGEKHDNALWTGVPVTELLDQVEISSDCDCVMLHGADDYFVQFPLPALEESLLAYGMNGNALPRGHGAPLRALVPDRWGEVNTKWITEIEFLDTASAGYWEQRGWNGTGPVHPVAKLHTTRDRADGTRLLGGHAYAGTRGVSRVDVSIDGGDTWAEAELSESLDLPEDVIGPQSGAPHDAWRQWAYTYEPPSDEHVVEVRMVTADGTVQPRENPGLPNSGSFGWVREDLSGR, encoded by the coding sequence ATGCCACCGAATCTCAGCCCGGGCGCACGCGATGGGACGGCGGTGATCGCCGCCATCGCCGCCGTCGCGGGGTCGTACGCCGCGGTGGGCCGCCAGCCCGCCTTTCTGGTCGCCCCGGTCGAGCGGGCGATCTCTGGGGCGATGCCCGGTCAGATCGTCGGCTTCGCGATCGAGACGTTCGGCAGCCTCGGCCAGGAGATCAACTTTCTGATGGCGACGGCACTCACGATCGCAGTCCTGTCGGTGCTCGTCCGTCTGGCGATCCCCGACGAGCCGTCCGTGCGAGACGCCCTCGCCGTCGGCGTGACGGGCGTCGGGACCTGGCTGCTCGCGACGGGCGTGACCGGTGCGCCGCTGATCGCGGTGGCCGCGGCACTCCCTGCAGCACTCGTCGTCGCGGTGGGCCTCACGATCCGCTGGGGGTGGCCGACGGACGAGGAGGTCTCGGACAGCCGTCGAACGGTGCTCGCCGCCGTCGCGGGCGGTGGCGTCGGTCTGACTGGCTACCTCGTCGGACAGACGCGATCGACGGGCGACGGGAGTCCCGATCTGGTCCCCGGATCGAACGTCGACCACGACGCCATCCAGGCGTCGCTTGCGGCCGCCGAGGACCGCGAACTCGCGTATGAGGGGCTCGATCCGCTCGTCAGTGAGGACTTCTACCAGGTGTCGATCGGCGCTGTCGACCCGGACGTCGATCGTGAGGCGTGGTCGCTGTCGCTGACCGGCGAAGTCGACGACCCCGTCGAGGTCGACTTCCAGGACATCCTCGAGATGCCCGCCGAGAACCGCTTCGTCACACTCCGCTGCGTGAGCGACCCGCTCAACGGCGAGAAACACGACAACGCCCTCTGGACGGGCGTTCCGGTCACGGAACTCCTCGACCAGGTCGAAATCAGTAGTGACTGTGACTGTGTCATGCTCCACGGCGCCGACGATTATTTCGTGCAGTTTCCCCTGCCGGCACTCGAAGAGAGTCTGCTCGCCTACGGCATGAACGGCAACGCCCTGCCACGCGGCCACGGCGCGCCACTCAGAGCACTCGTTCCCGACCGCTGGGGCGAGGTGAACACCAAGTGGATCACCGAAATAGAGTTTCTCGACACCGCGAGCGCTGGCTACTGGGAACAGCGGGGCTGGAACGGCACCGGCCCGGTCCACCCCGTCGCGAAACTCCACACGACGCGCGACCGGGCCGACGGGACGCGACTGCTGGGCGGTCACGCGTACGCCGGCACACGCGGCGTGAGCCGCGTCGACGTGTCGATCGACGGTGGCGACACGTGGGCCGAAGCGGAGCTATCCGAGTCACTCGACCTGCCAGAAGACGTCATCGGCCCGCAGTCCGGCGCGCCACACGACGCCTGGCGGCAGTGGGCGTACACCTACGAGCCACCGTCCGACGAGCACGTCGTCGAAGTTCGGATGGTCACCGCGGACGGCACCGTCCAGCCCCGCGAGAACCCCGGACTGCCGAACTCCGGGTCGTTCGGATGGGTTCGAGAAGACCTCTCGGGCCGCTAA
- a CDS encoding HVO_2523 family zinc finger protein has translation MTAGPRCPACDRRLIGRHCKYVCPTHGVIYDCSDPFR, from the coding sequence ATGACCGCCGGACCGCGGTGTCCAGCCTGTGATCGCCGGCTGATCGGCCGGCACTGCAAGTACGTCTGTCCGACACACGGTGTGATCTACGACTGCAGCGATCCGTTTCGCTGA
- the carA gene encoding glutamine-hydrolyzing carbamoyl-phosphate synthase small subunit, with translation MTTAYVAIEGDRVIEARSRAPGRARGELVFTTAYTGYEESLTDPSYEEQILTFSYPLIGNYGVREERFESDRVHPRAALAREFTDDVADWLESEGVPAVDHLDTRDVVTEIRDEGAMKCGISAGPDASRGAALDELAACKHMSDHTDIGAQVSVEEATVHNESGDGPRIALLDCGAKGSIVDSLVERDAVVHVLPYDATQDDIDALDPDVLFVSNGPGDPATYEAAAELVDTYVGDLPLAGICLGQQVVAEALGGATAKMEFGHRGVNQPVRDLRSNRVVMTTQNHGYTVDEPGPKLNVTQVNVNDDTPEGLENDELEILTRQYHPEAHPGPNDSLDFFDDVLALAN, from the coding sequence ATGACGACCGCGTACGTAGCGATCGAAGGGGATCGCGTGATCGAAGCCCGCTCGCGTGCACCTGGACGTGCCCGTGGCGAACTGGTCTTTACGACCGCATACACCGGCTACGAGGAGAGCCTGACGGATCCCTCCTACGAGGAGCAGATCCTCACCTTCTCGTACCCGCTGATCGGGAACTACGGCGTTCGGGAGGAGCGCTTCGAGTCCGATCGCGTCCACCCGCGGGCAGCGCTCGCCCGCGAGTTCACCGACGACGTCGCCGACTGGCTGGAATCGGAGGGCGTCCCCGCCGTCGATCACCTCGACACCCGCGACGTCGTCACCGAGATCCGCGACGAGGGCGCGATGAAGTGTGGCATCTCCGCCGGGCCGGACGCCTCGCGCGGGGCCGCCCTCGACGAACTCGCGGCCTGCAAGCACATGTCCGATCACACCGACATCGGCGCGCAGGTCTCCGTCGAGGAGGCAACCGTTCACAACGAGTCGGGCGACGGGCCGCGCATTGCGCTGCTCGACTGCGGCGCGAAAGGATCGATCGTCGACTCACTGGTCGAGCGGGACGCCGTCGTGCACGTCCTGCCCTACGATGCCACCCAGGACGACATCGACGCACTCGACCCCGACGTCCTGTTCGTCTCGAACGGGCCGGGCGACCCCGCGACCTACGAGGCGGCCGCCGAGTTGGTCGACACCTACGTCGGCGACCTCCCGCTCGCGGGCATCTGTCTCGGCCAGCAGGTCGTCGCCGAGGCGCTCGGTGGTGCGACCGCGAAAATGGAGTTCGGCCACCGTGGCGTCAACCAGCCCGTGCGTGACCTCCGCTCGAACCGCGTCGTTATGACCACCCAGAACCACGGCTATACGGTCGACGAACCTGGTCCGAAGCTGAACGTCACGCAGGTCAACGTCAACGACGACACGCCCGAGGGCCTCGAAAACGACGAGTTGGAGATTCTGACTCGGCAGTATCACCCCGAGGCCCACCCCGGCCCGAACGACTCGCTCGATTTCTTCGACGACGTGCTCGCGCTCGCGAACTGA
- a CDS encoding Lrp/AsnC family transcriptional regulator: MDEVDREIISILREDARTPYTEIGERVGISEGTVRNRVDRLLEDGVIERFTVATRTGNVKAMIELVVGIDVDTDACCDRLADWGEVDTVWQVSGESDIVLVVDCLDTDGVNDLITRARELEAVQSTKTRLILEERIG; encoded by the coding sequence ATGGACGAGGTCGACCGCGAGATCATATCGATCCTTCGCGAGGACGCCCGGACGCCGTACACCGAGATCGGCGAGCGCGTCGGCATCTCCGAGGGGACCGTCCGCAACCGCGTCGATCGACTGCTCGAGGACGGCGTGATCGAACGGTTCACCGTCGCGACGCGGACGGGCAACGTCAAGGCGATGATCGAACTCGTCGTCGGCATCGACGTCGATACCGACGCCTGCTGTGATCGCCTGGCCGACTGGGGGGAAGTCGATACCGTCTGGCAGGTCTCCGGGGAGTCCGACATCGTCCTCGTGGTGGACTGTCTGGACACCGACGGCGTGAACGATCTGATCACGCGAGCGCGTGAGCTGGAGGCCGTCCAGTCGACGAAGACGCGATTGATCCTCGAAGAGCGGATCGGGTAG
- a CDS encoding DUF3307 domain-containing protein yields MSEWLIGLGPAGTALGLLLVGHMLGEFVFQTDDLADRDFGLGPLFTHVGIVAVTHVVAIGPLLNRQAVALLVLVVGSHLVIDAVSGRIRKRTGSSLRLFLGDQGAHLLVLVAGWALIDAAAWANAPVVAALGATSVPWPTVTTGAVYLSAFVFAHEGGKTIVDGILPDDGPESEGNDLEVGSLIGTLERWIVLTLGLAGLWQAVALVVAAKSVARFEELKQRAFAEYFLVGTLSSVLVAFVLVAVVSRLV; encoded by the coding sequence ATGAGCGAGTGGTTGATCGGCCTCGGTCCAGCGGGAACGGCCCTGGGATTGCTCCTCGTGGGCCACATGCTCGGTGAGTTCGTCTTCCAGACGGACGACCTCGCGGATCGAGACTTCGGACTCGGACCACTTTTCACACACGTCGGAATCGTCGCCGTGACCCACGTCGTCGCGATCGGCCCACTCTTGAATCGACAGGCGGTCGCGCTCCTCGTCCTCGTCGTCGGCTCTCATCTCGTCATCGACGCCGTGTCGGGTCGAATCCGAAAGCGTACGGGGTCGTCGCTCCGTCTGTTCCTCGGAGACCAGGGCGCGCACCTCCTCGTTCTCGTCGCGGGATGGGCGCTGATCGACGCCGCGGCGTGGGCGAACGCTCCCGTGGTCGCTGCCCTCGGCGCGACGAGCGTTCCCTGGCCCACGGTCACGACCGGCGCAGTGTATCTGTCCGCATTCGTCTTCGCCCACGAGGGCGGGAAAACGATCGTCGACGGCATCCTCCCGGACGACGGGCCCGAGTCCGAGGGAAACGATCTGGAGGTCGGGTCACTCATCGGAACGTTGGAGCGATGGATCGTGCTCACACTCGGTCTGGCCGGACTGTGGCAAGCGGTCGCGCTCGTCGTCGCAGCGAAGTCGGTCGCCCGGTTCGAAGAGTTGAAGCAGCGAGCGTTCGCCGAGTACTTCCTCGTGGGAACGCTGTCGAGCGTCCTGGTGGCATTCGTCCTCGTCGCAGTCGTGTCCCGTCTGGTGTGA
- a CDS encoding SatD family protein, protein MSEDTDDRQFVALIGDIRGSRELDDRSGVQEEFEQVVASLSDRVSSDSIASQFTVTTGDEFQVLLTDVTDAIDAAVAASDRFHPVGLRFGIGTGTLDTAINPDQTIGMDGPCFHRARDAIKAAQKEGAWIRVAGWSPAVDDHVNTMVDLVQCVREDWTDRQAQFARALSEEDTQTAVADRYDVAKSTVSESIDAGHVQEVRAVERSLGTVLRCSSDGETP, encoded by the coding sequence ATGAGTGAAGACACCGACGACAGGCAGTTCGTGGCATTGATCGGGGACATCCGTGGGTCCCGAGAGTTAGACGACCGCAGTGGTGTTCAAGAGGAGTTCGAGCAGGTCGTCGCGTCGCTCAGCGATCGGGTTTCGAGCGATTCGATCGCGTCCCAGTTCACCGTGACGACCGGCGACGAGTTCCAGGTCCTCCTCACCGACGTCACCGATGCCATCGACGCGGCGGTCGCGGCGAGTGATCGGTTCCACCCGGTCGGACTTCGATTCGGCATCGGCACCGGCACGCTGGACACGGCGATCAATCCCGACCAGACGATCGGGATGGACGGCCCGTGCTTCCACCGGGCCCGCGATGCGATCAAAGCGGCACAAAAGGAGGGGGCGTGGATCCGCGTGGCCGGGTGGTCACCCGCTGTGGACGACCACGTGAATACGATGGTCGACCTGGTCCAGTGCGTCCGTGAAGACTGGACCGATCGACAGGCCCAGTTCGCGAGAGCACTGAGTGAGGAGGACACACAGACGGCGGTCGCCGATCGCTACGACGTCGCGAAATCCACCGTCAGCGAGTCGATCGACGCCGGGCACGTCCAGGAGGTGCGGGCCGTGGAGCGATCGCTGGGGACGGTCCTCCGATGCAGTTCCGACGGTGAGACGCCATGA
- a CDS encoding MBL fold metallo-hydrolase codes for MAHELGTSDWGDWLLDRIRSADPVGVAVWYLGCNGLVLKASDGTTVFVDPYCGLGDPPRTVRMLPVPFDPDAVRSADAVLSTHEHSDHVHGPTVGPILANTAAHLYGPPAATARTREESWGETYGLANARSTVEAGDTISVGSLTINVEESHDPDAETPVAYVIEHDAGTIVHPGDGRPSEAFDAIGDQYDPDLGVVAVGSSGMLDKPDGPEYTRWYNDPNECAEAANRLGLDCLVPTHFDVWRGLTTDPTVLHDHVRSFDAPERVSILEIGDRIDLPNS; via the coding sequence ATGGCCCACGAACTCGGCACCAGCGACTGGGGCGACTGGCTGCTCGATCGCATCAGATCGGCCGATCCCGTCGGCGTCGCGGTCTGGTATCTCGGCTGTAACGGCCTCGTCCTGAAAGCCAGTGACGGCACGACCGTCTTCGTCGACCCGTACTGCGGGTTGGGCGATCCGCCACGCACCGTCCGGATGCTCCCCGTCCCGTTCGACCCCGACGCGGTGAGGAGTGCCGACGCCGTCCTCTCGACCCACGAACACTCGGATCACGTCCACGGCCCGACCGTCGGGCCGATCCTCGCGAATACGGCAGCACACTTGTACGGCCCACCGGCGGCGACCGCACGCACGCGTGAGGAATCGTGGGGCGAGACCTACGGCCTCGCGAACGCCCGCTCGACCGTCGAGGCTGGCGACACCATCTCGGTCGGATCGCTGACGATCAACGTCGAAGAGTCACACGATCCCGACGCCGAGACGCCCGTGGCGTACGTGATCGAACACGACGCAGGGACGATCGTCCACCCCGGCGACGGCCGCCCCTCCGAGGCGTTCGACGCGATCGGAGACCAGTACGACCCCGATCTGGGCGTCGTCGCCGTCGGGTCGAGTGGCATGCTCGACAAACCCGACGGACCCGAGTACACCCGGTGGTACAACGATCCCAACGAGTGTGCCGAGGCGGCCAACCGACTCGGACTCGACTGTCTCGTGCCGACGCATTTCGACGTCTGGCGGGGGCTGACGACCGATCCGACTGTCCTCCACGACCACGTCCGGTCGTTCGACGCACCCGAGCGCGTTTCGATCCTGGAGATCGGTGACCGAATCGACCTCCCCAATTCGTAG
- a CDS encoding coiled-coil domain-containing protein — protein sequence MSDSESYDPVTVSSDGVTVAKRFEADEFPVPAIAFRIESHRSEPVTLELVDTVPEEVAVEDLGFHPEYGSEHWTIDNDEITFEREIDANDDYTTVYGIRATGTDNVEQFLTEPTIRSIDPPLEDDPDDIVDSGTGTDVVKEVISGDSDVVPGLDDDDDEIETLDLADPQGEDAESDTDDAEAETETTTESADTTSAETSSEETASEEETIQSVAAALAAELERGAVADPVKETLARELGGSSASPGEGSTDARIKHLQSEVSDLQAYTDALEEFLDDNGKGDELIEEMREEVDSFSADLDDLRAGQDEYESQIDDLESTIDQIQSTSDRLESDMTEIRDRVDDAHDEIQTLHEEIEDMDGVDDRVEEIESRIDDEVAALESDLDDIQEWREQLTSVMGAGE from the coding sequence ATGAGTGATTCCGAGTCGTACGATCCCGTGACCGTCTCCTCGGACGGCGTGACGGTCGCCAAGCGATTCGAGGCCGACGAGTTCCCCGTTCCCGCGATCGCGTTCCGGATCGAATCGCACCGCTCCGAACCCGTGACGCTGGAACTCGTCGACACGGTCCCAGAAGAGGTCGCCGTCGAGGACCTGGGCTTCCATCCGGAATACGGCAGCGAACACTGGACGATCGACAACGACGAGATTACCTTCGAGCGAGAGATCGACGCCAACGACGACTACACGACGGTCTACGGCATTCGAGCGACCGGGACCGACAACGTCGAGCAGTTCCTGACCGAACCGACCATTCGGTCGATCGACCCGCCTCTGGAGGACGACCCCGACGACATCGTCGACTCCGGAACGGGGACCGACGTGGTCAAGGAGGTCATCTCGGGCGACAGCGACGTGGTCCCGGGCCTGGACGATGACGACGACGAGATCGAGACGCTGGATCTGGCCGATCCCCAGGGTGAAGACGCCGAATCCGACACCGACGACGCTGAGGCCGAGACGGAGACGACGACCGAGTCGGCCGATACCACGTCCGCGGAGACCTCGTCGGAGGAGACGGCGTCCGAAGAGGAGACCATTCAGTCGGTGGCGGCCGCGCTGGCCGCCGAACTCGAGCGTGGTGCGGTCGCGGACCCAGTCAAAGAGACGCTCGCTCGCGAACTCGGTGGGTCGTCCGCCTCGCCGGGCGAGGGGAGTACCGACGCCCGGATCAAACACCTGCAAAGCGAGGTGAGCGACCTGCAGGCCTACACCGACGCGCTCGAAGAGTTCCTCGACGATAACGGCAAGGGTGACGAACTCATCGAAGAGATGCGCGAAGAGGTCGATTCGTTCAGCGCCGACCTCGACGACCTTCGGGCCGGACAGGACGAGTACGAGAGCCAGATCGACGATCTGGAGAGCACGATCGATCAGATCCAGTCGACGAGCGATCGGCTCGAATCCGACATGACCGAGATTCGCGACCGGGTCGACGACGCTCACGACGAGATCCAGACGCTTCACGAGGAGATCGAAGACATGGACGGCGTCGACGACCGCGTCGAGGAGATCGAGTCCCGGATCGACGACGAGGTCGCCGCGCTCGAATCCGATCTCGACGACATCCAGGAGTGGCGCGAGCAGTTGACGTCCGTGATGGGTGCCGGCGAATAG
- a CDS encoding CPBP family intramembrane glutamic endopeptidase has product MVTLGPRERERLVALGWGTLAVVVATILVGVVFAWSQFLGLVTDLGTAPLALPSVVQFTLLIVVAELLGYGVASLLIVVVSRRLDRPLVRVRVPTLFDLALVAGGSVLSIAILYTFSFLMLWLGIDASSHQIAEMGQRSPYIFLVGAVLSIPVIGLAEELFFRGVVQDLLGEATPTSVAVVVASVLFAVPHLFSYLPQGGALTVADYQAAAVSLVMLFVIGLVLGAIYEISDNVVVPTVVHGVFNGYQFLLVFVVTIAGLDQLALL; this is encoded by the coding sequence ATGGTGACACTCGGTCCGCGTGAACGCGAGCGACTGGTGGCGCTCGGCTGGGGGACCCTCGCCGTCGTCGTCGCGACGATTCTCGTCGGCGTCGTCTTCGCCTGGAGTCAGTTCCTCGGTCTCGTGACAGACCTCGGGACTGCACCGCTCGCGCTCCCCAGCGTCGTGCAGTTCACGCTGCTCATCGTCGTCGCGGAACTGCTGGGATACGGGGTCGCGTCCCTCCTGATCGTCGTGGTGAGTCGACGGCTCGATCGCCCGCTCGTACGGGTTCGCGTGCCGACGCTGTTCGATCTCGCGCTCGTCGCGGGCGGGTCGGTCCTGTCGATCGCAATACTGTATACGTTCTCCTTTCTGATGCTCTGGCTGGGCATCGACGCCTCCAGTCACCAGATCGCAGAGATGGGCCAACGCTCGCCCTATATCTTTCTCGTCGGTGCCGTCCTCTCGATTCCGGTGATCGGACTGGCCGAAGAGCTGTTCTTCCGGGGGGTCGTCCAGGATCTGCTCGGGGAAGCGACGCCGACGTCGGTCGCGGTCGTCGTCGCGTCGGTGCTTTTCGCCGTACCGCATCTGTTCTCGTATCTGCCCCAGGGCGGCGCGCTCACCGTCGCGGACTACCAGGCGGCGGCCGTGAGTCTCGTCATGCTGTTCGTGATCGGCCTCGTCCTGGGGGCGATCTACGAGATCAGCGACAACGTCGTCGTTCCGACGGTGGTCCACGGCGTCTTCAACGGCTATCAGTTTCTGCTCGTCTTCGTCGTCACGATCGCGGGGCTCGATCAGTTGGCGCTGCTGTAG